A single window of Methylocella tundrae DNA harbors:
- a CDS encoding MFS transporter: MASPVSIASAAPPRLRADTLRPYIGILGVLLGAMMSTLGSRVTTFGLTDLRGGLHAGFDEGAWITTSFGVGQMMSGVASPYMAAVFGVRRFLLLGIVLFFTTSLLAPLSPNLNAFLAAQFLGGLGSGTFIPLTISFIVRSLPPRLVIYGVAVYAMNSEMSQNIGASLEGWFSDHLSWAWIDWQYCFALPLMFGCIFYGVPRDPPTSMCLRDLDWPGLIYAGFGFALLYAGLDQGNRLDWTNNGLVNGFLISGALLTMFFVVRELIAARPFINIRLMARENLLLLMALLAGYRFIILSTAYIIPNYLQTVQNFRELQVGAVLLWIALPQFAIVLLLGALLKRADARLVLAFGTALIGAACLMATNLTSEWATDDFLPSQILQAIGQSFALTALIVLIVRSINPADALTIGSLMQMSRLFGGEIGTAFMQTFVRIREQIHSNLVGAHVDGLAALTIERLAAYRAAVGARTADLEETAARATKLLAANVAQQASVLAYIDGFLAAAAGAFACLILVALLRRQPPSPF, from the coding sequence ATGGCCTCTCCTGTTTCGATCGCGTCAGCCGCGCCGCCGCGCCTTCGCGCCGATACGCTGCGCCCCTATATCGGCATTCTGGGTGTTTTGCTTGGCGCGATGATGAGCACACTTGGCAGCCGCGTCACCACCTTTGGCCTTACCGATCTGCGCGGCGGCCTCCATGCCGGCTTCGATGAAGGCGCATGGATCACGACGAGTTTCGGCGTTGGTCAGATGATGAGCGGCGTCGCCTCTCCCTATATGGCGGCCGTCTTCGGCGTGCGGCGTTTTCTGCTGCTTGGCATCGTGCTGTTCTTCACGACAAGCCTTCTCGCGCCGCTGTCGCCTAATCTAAACGCCTTCCTCGCGGCCCAGTTTCTCGGCGGCCTCGGCTCCGGCACGTTCATTCCGCTGACCATCAGTTTTATTGTGCGCAGCCTGCCGCCGCGTCTCGTCATCTACGGCGTCGCTGTCTATGCGATGAATTCGGAAATGTCGCAGAACATCGGCGCTTCCCTCGAAGGCTGGTTTTCGGACCATCTGTCGTGGGCGTGGATCGACTGGCAGTATTGTTTCGCCCTGCCACTGATGTTCGGCTGCATCTTTTATGGCGTGCCGCGTGATCCCCCGACGTCGATGTGTTTGCGCGATCTGGATTGGCCGGGGCTCATATACGCCGGGTTCGGCTTCGCGCTGCTCTACGCTGGTCTCGATCAAGGCAACAGGCTGGACTGGACCAACAATGGCCTCGTCAACGGCTTTTTGATTTCAGGCGCGCTGCTAACGATGTTCTTCGTCGTCAGGGAACTCATCGCGGCGCGTCCCTTCATCAACATACGGCTGATGGCCCGCGAAAACCTGTTGCTTCTCATGGCTCTCCTGGCCGGCTATCGCTTCATCATCCTCTCGACAGCCTACATCATCCCGAACTATTTGCAGACCGTGCAAAATTTCCGGGAGCTTCAGGTAGGAGCCGTGTTGCTTTGGATCGCCCTGCCGCAGTTCGCCATCGTCCTGCTGCTTGGCGCCTTGCTGAAACGCGCCGACGCGCGTCTCGTGCTGGCGTTCGGCACCGCCTTGATTGGCGCCGCCTGCCTGATGGCGACCAACCTCACAAGCGAGTGGGCGACCGATGACTTCCTCCCCTCGCAGATCCTGCAGGCGATTGGTCAATCATTCGCGCTGACCGCGTTGATTGTCTTGATCGTTCGTTCGATCAATCCGGCGGACGCTTTGACGATCGGCAGCCTGATGCAGATGAGCCGTCTGTTCGGCGGCGAGATCGGCACCGCTTTCATGCAGACTTTCGTCAGGATCCGCGAACAGATCCACTCCAATCTCGTCGGCGCGCATGTCGACGGGTTGGCGGCGTTAACGATTGAGCGCCTCGCGGCCTATCGCGCCGCCGTCGGCGCGCGCACGGCCGACCTCGAGGAGACGGCCGCGCGGGCGACCAAACTTCTCGCGGCGAACGTTGCTCAACAGGCTTCCGTGCTCGCCTATATCGACGGCTTTCTGGCCGCCGCGGCCGGCGCTTTCGCCTGCCTTATTCTCGTCGCGCTGCTACGCCGACAGCCGCCCTCGCCATTTTGA